One Acidobacteriota bacterium genomic window carries:
- a CDS encoding PxKF domain-containing protein, with protein MKKLHSLLVALAVVLFLPSIALAQADPPPVPGEVFGTGFHFEITNSDYLDVVLDSTEEVDVRLHAMGEMIIVSVAAASGATSTELTISGLAPNTTYYLRDDGPEAETFISDANGSHVLTQDLAEPRLLMIRTTPGTYHITSGQNECNLFGTWDEATKTCTLTQDISDYIYVYQMPGLTLDGNGYRLTYSGGYSILARSCNDCTIKNFDIDSDRGVALSRSDRSTLVDNTIRVRREAVSVFNSWDVTVSGNTFNGWYPSFHFFNLQYSYRGVFTRNTASGFSYSISLYRSHDNLIYNNNIESDASFKRAGSYWSSGNAFNKPFPEGGNWWGHHDDPGEGCHDIDGNGCCDDALEVGWEYYMAPGGLYDHLPWTEPNGWEGNQPPVADAGPDQTLGATCSGSDRTSPVTLDGSSSYDPDDDSLTYSWEGPTCPTTPGVTPSVDLDRGSHTITLMVDDGNGGTATDDVVITLQDTTAPEVTAPAASEVACTQVSAEGLGQCPADDLVVVDWLASAAVSDACDPAPAMTDDCPPILGVDTTTVTFTGTDVDGNAGTDSSTVQVLYGWGGFKPPIRDDGEASIKQSNKGRTIPIKFTLDCGGTSVSGAVASIAVYKMLDTDTGTVDETDMTEDSGNSGDDGNVFRWDAVDQHYIFNLATKGYDAPATYQIHVTLDDGTVKIVEFSLRK; from the coding sequence ATGAAGAAGCTACACAGTTTGCTAGTTGCCCTGGCCGTTGTTCTGTTCCTGCCCAGCATCGCACTTGCACAGGCAGACCCTCCGCCGGTACCCGGCGAGGTCTTCGGGACAGGTTTCCACTTCGAGATCACCAACAGCGATTACCTCGACGTCGTTCTCGACAGCACCGAGGAGGTGGACGTGCGCCTCCACGCGATGGGCGAGATGATCATAGTCAGCGTCGCTGCTGCCTCGGGCGCGACTTCCACGGAGTTGACGATCAGCGGCCTAGCGCCGAACACGACCTACTACCTGCGCGACGATGGCCCCGAAGCAGAAACCTTCATCAGCGATGCCAACGGAAGCCACGTTCTTACCCAGGATCTGGCGGAGCCCCGCTTGTTAATGATTCGAACCACACCGGGGACGTACCACATCACATCAGGGCAAAACGAATGCAACCTGTTCGGGACTTGGGACGAAGCGACGAAAACCTGCACACTGACCCAGGACATCTCGGACTACATCTACGTCTACCAGATGCCCGGCTTGACCCTCGACGGCAACGGCTATCGGCTGACGTATTCCGGAGGTTATTCCATACTTGCCCGCTCCTGCAACGACTGCACAATCAAGAACTTTGACATTGACTCCGACCGCGGCGTGGCTCTTTCTAGGTCGGATCGTAGCACCCTTGTCGACAACACTATCCGTGTCCGTCGTGAGGCCGTCAGCGTCTTCAATTCATGGGATGTGACCGTAAGCGGTAACACGTTCAACGGATGGTATCCCTCTTTTCACTTCTTCAACCTTCAGTATTCGTACCGGGGCGTGTTCACCCGCAACACGGCAAGCGGGTTCAGCTACAGTATTAGTCTCTATCGTTCGCACGACAACTTGATTTACAACAACAACATCGAGAGCGACGCGTCGTTTAAACGAGCAGGCAGTTACTGGTCTTCCGGGAACGCCTTCAACAAGCCTTTCCCCGAGGGTGGCAACTGGTGGGGGCACCACGACGATCCCGGGGAAGGCTGTCACGACATCGACGGGAACGGGTGTTGTGACGATGCCCTCGAGGTTGGTTGGGAATACTATATGGCTCCCGGAGGCCTCTACGACCATCTCCCCTGGACGGAGCCAAATGGCTGGGAGGGCAACCAGCCACCGGTCGCCGACGCGGGGCCAGACCAGACGCTGGGGGCCACCTGCAGCGGCTCCGACCGAACGTCTCCGGTGACACTCGACGGGTCGAGTTCGTACGATCCCGACGACGACTCGCTCACCTACAGTTGGGAAGGTCCGACCTGTCCGACGACGCCCGGGGTGACCCCGAGCGTCGATCTCGACCGCGGCAGCCATACGATCACCCTGATGGTCGACGACGGCAACGGTGGGACCGCCACCGACGACGTAGTTATCACGCTACAGGACACGACGGCGCCAGAAGTTACGGCTCCGGCGGCGTCGGAGGTCGCCTGCACGCAGGTCTCGGCCGAAGGGCTGGGTCAGTGCCCCGCCGATGATCTGGTCGTGGTCGACTGGCTGGCTTCGGCGGCGGTCAGCGATGCCTGCGACCCGGCGCCGGCGATGACCGACGATTGCCCGCCGATACTCGGCGTGGACACGACCACGGTGACCTTCACCGGGACGGACGTCGATGGGAACGCCGGCACCGACAGCTCCACGGTGCAGGTGCTCTACGGCTGGGGCGGCTTCAAGCCGCCGATCCGGGACGACGGGGAGGCCTCGATCAAGCAGAGCAATAAGGGACGGACGATCCCGATCAAGTTCACGCTGGATTGCGGTGGCACATCCGTCAGCGGGGCAGTGGCCTCGATCGCGGTGTACAAAATGCTCGATACGGACACCGGAACCGTCGATGAGACCGACATGACCGAGGACTCGGGCAACTCTGGCGACGACGGCAACGTGTTCCGCTGGGACGCGGTGGATCAGCACTACATATTCAACCTGGCCACCAAGGGCTACGACGCCCCGGCGACCTACCAGATCCACGTCACGCTGGACGACGGGACGGTGAAGATCGTCGAATTCTCGCTGCGCAAGTAG
- a CDS encoding thrombospondin type 3 repeat-containing protein, whose product MTRHTSRFGSLIGVFLLTQFVFSLPGPAAADLDGDGIEDCSGAGQTVLVGQGSPMTYLANSADPVVGMFWSSPAFDDSGWQVGTYGVGYEAGSGAENLIGTVVPVGSYSVYTRSLFTINDVSLVANLKLGADYDDGYAAWINGVGVFQSAELPPGPPGWNTLSASHESSNGVAPDFSPLQDISSLGIPSLNNGVNVLAVAVWNDSPTSPDLVLVPQLSMDAGFCDNCPGVYNPMQADVDADGVGDVCDNCPSDPNPNQLDSDFDGIGDVCDDPDGVIHILFSDKEWIEWDSSTSFEAWNLYRGGFDELQATGVYTQTTNPMAIRHCGLTLTSLNEPMTPLAGEVVFYLISGSIDTNEYTLGRDGAGNLRPNTNPCLSWPEQLLCEETDGFWDIDSCYHYNCGIFPDCDAIVPGCDCGLGRNFDMLVGCFDDPTCP is encoded by the coding sequence ATGACCAGGCATACTTCTCGTTTCGGATCTCTCATCGGCGTTTTTCTGCTCACCCAATTCGTGTTTTCGTTGCCCGGGCCGGCTGCTGCGGATCTCGATGGCGACGGCATCGAAGACTGCTCCGGAGCAGGTCAAACCGTGCTGGTCGGGCAGGGATCCCCGATGACCTATCTGGCGAACTCGGCGGATCCGGTTGTCGGGATGTTCTGGTCGTCACCGGCGTTCGACGACTCGGGTTGGCAAGTCGGAACCTACGGCGTCGGGTACGAGGCGGGCAGCGGTGCGGAGAACCTGATCGGCACCGTGGTGCCGGTCGGGAGCTACTCCGTTTATACGAGAAGCCTGTTCACGATCAACGACGTGTCTCTGGTGGCGAACCTGAAATTGGGCGCCGACTACGACGACGGGTATGCGGCCTGGATCAATGGCGTCGGCGTGTTTCAGTCCGCGGAGTTGCCACCCGGCCCGCCCGGGTGGAACACCCTCAGCGCTTCACACGAGTCCAGTAACGGCGTCGCTCCGGACTTCTCTCCACTACAGGACATCTCGTCGCTCGGCATTCCCTCCCTGAACAACGGCGTGAACGTGCTGGCCGTGGCGGTCTGGAACGACAGCCCGACCTCGCCGGACCTGGTGCTCGTTCCCCAGTTGAGCATGGACGCCGGGTTCTGTGACAACTGCCCCGGCGTGTACAACCCGATGCAGGCAGACGTCGACGCCGACGGTGTCGGAGATGTATGCGACAACTGTCCTTCGGATCCTAACCCGAATCAACTGGACTCCGATTTCGACGGCATCGGCGACGTTTGCGACGACCCCGACGGCGTCATCCACATCTTGTTCAGCGATAAGGAATGGATCGAGTGGGATAGCTCGACATCGTTCGAGGCGTGGAACCTCTACCGCGGCGGTTTCGACGAGTTGCAAGCCACCGGAGTCTACACGCAGACGACCAATCCAATGGCGATCCGCCACTGCGGCTTGACGCTCACGTCGCTCAACGAACCGATGACCCCTCTCGCGGGCGAGGTGGTCTTCTATCTGATCAGCGGCAGCATCGACACCAACGAATACACCCTCGGGCGCGACGGCGCGGGAAATCTGCGCCCGAACACCAACCCGTGCCTCAGCTGGCCCGAGCAACTCTTGTGTGAGGAAACAGACGGGTTCTGGGACATCGATTCCTGTTACCACTACAACTGCGGTATCTTTCCGGATTGCGACGCCATCGTCCCCGGCTGCGATTGCGGTCTGGGTAGGAACTTCGACATGCTGGTCGGCTGCTTCGATGACCCGACCTGCCCCTGA
- a CDS encoding trypsin-like serine protease has translation MTKTGSTRSTIMFRGLAALIIVLLSHPTAAIVIRHDRDDARYVELGERFPAAVSVLPDGAGVLIAPDWVLTAGHVARGVSRRSPRVRIDGREYEVARIFVHPNWREMGPHDVGVLKLASPVQRVTPAKLYPHDDEVGQVVTFVGRGDTGTGLTGPKAMDGKKRGATNTIVSVDDDWILFNFDEGEAATDLEGVSGPGDSGGPALVMRDGALYTVGISVFSDGRGKGPGRYGVREGYTRVSTHRKWIESIVSGRSTEGEVRIGADGASAQHPGAAIAVPLGGGELVALPDSPVGALVAKYIEVYNSNSDATMSAFISAHFAESYRASKSDGEHLDLYHRLYGEHFGPLTVYQVVRADDAGLTVLFRSEKGPLAEFTFEISPGTPKQIGGLRVGVVQIGGGPD, from the coding sequence ATGACAAAAACCGGAAGCACCCGTTCCACGATCATGTTCCGTGGCCTGGCAGCGCTCATCATCGTGCTCCTTTCGCATCCCACCGCCGCGATCGTGATCCGTCACGACCGTGACGATGCGCGCTACGTCGAACTGGGCGAAAGGTTTCCCGCCGCGGTGAGCGTACTTCCCGACGGCGCGGGTGTGTTGATCGCACCGGACTGGGTGCTGACCGCTGGGCATGTGGCGCGAGGTGTGTCAAGACGTTCGCCGCGAGTGAGGATCGATGGCCGCGAGTACGAGGTGGCGCGGATCTTCGTGCACCCGAACTGGCGAGAGATGGGACCTCACGACGTCGGGGTGCTAAAACTCGCGTCACCGGTGCAACGCGTGACGCCCGCCAAGCTTTACCCGCACGACGACGAGGTGGGGCAGGTGGTCACCTTCGTCGGGCGTGGCGATACGGGCACGGGCTTGACCGGACCCAAAGCGATGGACGGCAAGAAGCGGGGCGCGACGAACACGATCGTATCGGTCGACGACGACTGGATCCTGTTCAACTTCGACGAGGGCGAGGCCGCGACGGATCTCGAGGGCGTGAGCGGCCCGGGGGACAGCGGTGGGCCGGCGCTGGTCATGCGCGACGGCGCACTCTACACCGTCGGTATCAGTGTCTTCAGCGACGGTCGCGGGAAGGGCCCGGGGCGCTACGGCGTGCGCGAGGGCTACACCCGTGTGTCGACCCATCGCAAGTGGATCGAGTCGATCGTCTCGGGAAGGAGCACGGAGGGCGAAGTTCGTATCGGAGCGGATGGCGCCTCGGCGCAACACCCCGGCGCTGCAATCGCCGTTCCGCTGGGCGGCGGCGAACTCGTCGCGCTACCCGACTCACCCGTCGGCGCGCTGGTCGCGAAGTACATCGAGGTCTACAACAGCAACAGCGACGCGACTATGTCCGCGTTTATCTCGGCCCATTTCGCCGAGTCCTACCGCGCGAGCAAGTCAGACGGGGAGCACCTCGATCTGTATCACCGACTGTATGGAGAGCACTTCGGACCGCTCACGGTGTACCAGGTCGTTCGAGCGGACGACGCCGGTCTCACCGTGCTGTTCCGGTCGGAGAAGGGGCCACTGGCCGAGTTTACCTTCGAGATCAGCCCGGGGACGCCAAAGCAGATCGGCGGTTTGCGTGTGGGCGTGGTCCAGATCGGTGGGGGGCCTGATTGA
- a CDS encoding PLP-dependent transferase has product MKRTHSDGDREFNPETLALGYGYDPELSQQAVKPPVFLTSTFQFASAAEGKRFFELAYGLREADAGEERGLIYSRLNNPNLQIFEERMAVWDRTEMGATFATGMAAISTTLLALVKPGDVVLSTTPVYGGTHYLFEHVLRSFGVTVHFVPAGDGVAQSMRDVAKEVGPEKVRVLFLETPANPNMEHSDIAAVAGLAKELNNDVVTVVDNTLLGPVFQRPADLGADIVIYSATKFLGGHSDLVAGVATGPERLMRPILDLRTILGTITTPFNGWLLLRSLETVSVRMRRQAKSAGVLARLLAEHPRVTRVLHPSLLEQGSPQQTLFQRQCTGQGSLLAFEVDGGEEAAFAVLDRFEVFRLAVSLGGTESLVEHPMSMTHADMDPEQLERLGVSAGLIRVSVGIEHLSDLKRDLLFALKV; this is encoded by the coding sequence ATGAAACGCACTCACAGCGACGGCGATCGAGAGTTCAACCCGGAGACCCTGGCCCTGGGCTACGGCTACGACCCCGAACTCTCCCAGCAGGCGGTCAAGCCGCCGGTTTTTCTGACCTCGACGTTTCAGTTTGCGTCGGCCGCGGAGGGCAAGCGGTTCTTCGAGCTGGCCTACGGCCTGCGGGAAGCGGACGCCGGTGAGGAACGAGGGCTGATCTACAGCCGTCTCAACAACCCCAACCTGCAGATCTTCGAGGAACGGATGGCGGTCTGGGACCGCACCGAGATGGGCGCCACGTTCGCCACCGGTATGGCGGCGATCTCGACGACGCTGCTGGCCCTGGTCAAGCCCGGCGATGTCGTGCTGTCGACGACACCGGTCTATGGCGGGACCCACTATCTGTTCGAACACGTCCTCCGTTCGTTCGGCGTCACGGTGCACTTCGTGCCGGCCGGTGACGGCGTGGCGCAGTCCATGCGAGACGTTGCGAAAGAGGTCGGCCCCGAGAAGGTGCGGGTCCTGTTCCTCGAGACACCCGCCAACCCCAACATGGAACACAGCGACATCGCGGCCGTCGCAGGTTTGGCAAAGGAGCTGAACAACGACGTCGTGACGGTCGTCGACAACACCCTGCTGGGGCCGGTGTTCCAGCGACCGGCCGACCTGGGCGCCGACATCGTGATCTACTCGGCGACGAAATTCCTGGGCGGGCACAGCGATCTGGTGGCGGGGGTCGCCACGGGTCCCGAGCGGCTCATGCGACCGATCCTCGATCTGCGTACGATTCTCGGCACGATCACCACCCCATTCAACGGCTGGCTGCTGCTGCGCTCCCTGGAAACGGTTTCGGTACGCATGCGTCGGCAGGCCAAGAGCGCGGGGGTGTTGGCCCGTCTGCTGGCCGAACATCCGCGGGTCACCCGCGTACTCCATCCGTCGCTGCTCGAGCAAGGGTCCCCGCAGCAGACGTTGTTCCAGCGACAGTGCACCGGGCAGGGTTCGTTACTGGCGTTCGAGGTGGATGGCGGCGAGGAGGCGGCGTTTGCCGTCCTCGATCGCTTCGAGGTCTTCCGGCTGGCGGTCTCGTTGGGTGGCACCGAGAGCCTGGTCGAACACCCGATGTCGATGACCCACGCCGACATGGATCCGGAACAGCTGGAGCGGCTGGGGGTAAGTGCCGGGCTGATCCGGGTGTCGGTGGGGATTGAACATCTGTCGGATCTTAAGCGGGACCTGCTGTTTGCCTTGAAGGTCTGA
- a CDS encoding thiamine pyrophosphate-dependent enzyme, with protein sequence MRTRLLLGNEAVAQAAMDAGIGGVFSYPGTPSTEVFEYIANEPGRNGKVSALWSANEKAAYEEALGMSYAGRRALVSMKHVGLNVAADPFVNSALTGVNAGLVLVVADDPGMHSSQNEQDSRHYGEFAQIPIFEPSDQQEAYELTHRAFTYSEEIGLPVMLRLVTRLAHSRSNVAFEHADEHDHAAALRPLPNPNDWTLVPAIARRKFAGLVEIQKRLLDDAEGSATNRLTLGGKRGVIAAGLAHNYVLEALGDARDLSILKIGHYPLPVALIRQLVDHCEEILVAEDGYPFIERRLNGVLGVPGKIIRGRLTGDLPASGELGPDTLAALLGQPREETVAPIQDLVGRPPQLCRGCPHADSFKAIVEATSGYKHPILFSDIGCYTLGVAPPYRAVHACVDMGASIAMAHGAAQAGVRPVICTIGDSTFTHSGMTPLLGAIRSDADMTVFILDNSTVAMTGTQPSMACGESLLQILKGLGVNEEHLHVIEPLSRRHQENVDLMKKEIEHPGLSVIIPTRACIHLHRKISEAAAEAVLV encoded by the coding sequence ATGAGAACCCGTTTGCTTCTGGGAAACGAGGCGGTGGCGCAGGCCGCGATGGACGCCGGTATCGGAGGCGTTTTTTCGTATCCCGGAACACCGTCCACCGAAGTCTTCGAATACATCGCGAACGAGCCGGGACGGAACGGGAAGGTCTCCGCGCTGTGGTCGGCCAACGAGAAGGCCGCCTACGAGGAGGCCCTCGGCATGTCCTACGCCGGTCGCCGCGCGCTAGTCTCGATGAAACACGTCGGACTGAACGTGGCCGCCGACCCGTTCGTCAATTCGGCGCTAACCGGTGTCAATGCGGGTCTCGTGCTGGTCGTCGCCGACGACCCCGGCATGCACTCGTCGCAGAACGAGCAGGACAGTCGTCACTATGGCGAGTTCGCCCAGATTCCGATCTTCGAGCCCTCGGATCAGCAGGAGGCCTACGAGCTGACCCATCGGGCGTTTACCTACTCGGAGGAGATCGGCCTGCCGGTCATGCTCCGTCTGGTCACACGGTTGGCCCACAGCCGCTCCAACGTCGCGTTCGAGCACGCCGACGAACACGACCACGCCGCGGCCCTGCGCCCGTTGCCCAACCCCAACGACTGGACCCTCGTGCCGGCGATCGCGCGGCGGAAGTTCGCCGGGCTGGTGGAAATACAGAAACGACTCCTCGACGACGCCGAGGGCTCGGCGACAAACCGGCTGACCCTGGGTGGGAAGCGCGGTGTGATCGCCGCCGGCCTGGCCCACAACTACGTGCTCGAGGCGCTGGGCGACGCCCGGGATCTCTCGATCCTCAAGATCGGCCACTATCCGTTGCCCGTCGCGCTGATCCGGCAGCTGGTCGACCATTGCGAGGAGATCCTGGTGGCCGAGGACGGCTATCCCTTCATCGAACGACGCCTGAACGGCGTTCTCGGCGTCCCCGGCAAGATCATCCGCGGCAGACTCACCGGGGACCTGCCGGCAAGTGGAGAGCTGGGGCCCGACACGTTGGCGGCATTGCTGGGCCAACCCCGCGAGGAAACCGTGGCACCGATTCAGGATCTCGTCGGCCGGCCGCCGCAGCTGTGCCGGGGCTGCCCCCACGCCGACAGCTTCAAGGCGATCGTCGAGGCCACTTCCGGTTACAAACATCCGATCCTGTTCAGTGACATCGGTTGCTACACGTTGGGTGTCGCCCCGCCCTATCGTGCCGTTCACGCGTGCGTGGACATGGGCGCATCCATCGCCATGGCCCACGGCGCGGCGCAGGCGGGTGTCCGTCCGGTGATCTGCACGATCGGCGATTCGACGTTTACCCACTCGGGCATGACTCCCCTGCTCGGTGCGATCCGCAGCGATGCGGACATGACCGTCTTCATCCTGGACAACAGCACCGTGGCGATGACCGGCACGCAACCATCGATGGCCTGTGGCGAGAGCCTGCTTCAGATCCTGAAGGGGCTGGGCGTGAATGAGGAGCACCTTCACGTCATCGAACCGTTATCCCGACGGCATCAAGAGAACGTCGACCTGATGAAAAAAGAAATCGAACACCCGGGCCTTAGCGTGATCATTCCTACCCGGGCCTGTATCCACCTACATCGCAAGATCAGCGAGGCCGCCGCGGAGGCGGTGCTCGTCTGA